In a genomic window of Pokkaliibacter sp. MBI-7:
- a CDS encoding DUF2946 domain-containing protein → MYQTTFNQHRHMRRAPAWLALLSMLMLYLAPVGAQLNAASYSAAGFADTALCHVAAVSGAEQRHTHADTPVTGVHDACGYCTLLAHLSGLLDELPFAGAVRGAVVAPECPSCWQPPSCRCYSHANSRAPPAAGFSI, encoded by the coding sequence ATGTATCAGACAACCTTCAATCAGCATCGCCACATGCGCCGGGCTCCCGCCTGGTTAGCGTTGTTGTCGATGTTGATGTTGTATCTGGCACCGGTTGGCGCTCAGCTCAATGCCGCTTCCTATTCTGCGGCCGGGTTTGCAGATACGGCCCTGTGTCACGTCGCTGCAGTGTCTGGTGCAGAGCAGCGGCACACGCATGCAGATACACCGGTGACCGGTGTGCATGATGCATGTGGCTACTGTACGTTGCTGGCACATCTCTCCGGCTTGCTGGATGAGCTGCCGTTTGCCGGTGCTGTGCGCGGTGCAGTCGTCGCGCCAGAGTGTCCGTCATGCTGGCAGCCACCTTCCTGTCGCTGCTATTCCCATGCTAATTCCCGTGCGCCGCCTGCTGCCGGGTTCTCCATCTGA
- a CDS encoding DUF5610 domain-containing protein: MKIGNYQDTGGQVSYSNSQKTTGNTSSNNASSSATDSTEDSSGSQSSTALGSGFSVSDTMEENQNQINQKLMEAVSTFQSSLKDSDGALGLVMKTVMDRVSESLNEDGSSSDSTDSSSQAGSTSGPQSTNPYSDSQKDYWSPENTAKRIVAFGTGFFGQYLDQHSDKDLETALSDFSALISGGIDKGFDDAKKLLDGMGVLQGDVSDNIDATYELVQKGLKDFIDNYPRPDSSSSTTSSS, encoded by the coding sequence ATGAAAATCGGTAACTATCAGGACACCGGTGGCCAGGTAAGCTATTCCAATAGCCAAAAAACTACCGGAAACACTTCCAGCAACAACGCCTCATCCAGCGCAACCGACAGTACCGAAGATAGCTCAGGTAGCCAGAGCAGCACTGCACTGGGCAGCGGGTTCAGCGTCTCCGACACCATGGAAGAAAACCAGAACCAGATTAACCAGAAGCTGATGGAGGCGGTGTCCACCTTCCAAAGCTCGCTCAAAGACAGCGATGGCGCCCTGGGCCTGGTCATGAAGACCGTCATGGACCGGGTCAGTGAAAGCCTCAACGAAGACGGCAGCAGCTCCGACAGTACAGACAGCAGCAGCCAGGCCGGCTCCACCAGCGGCCCCCAGAGTACCAACCCCTACAGCGACAGCCAGAAAGACTACTGGTCACCAGAAAATACCGCCAAGCGCATCGTTGCCTTCGGTACAGGTTTCTTTGGCCAGTATCTCGACCAGCACAGCGACAAGGATCTGGAGACCGCACTGTCTGACTTCAGTGCGCTGATCAGCGGCGGCATCGACAAAGGCTTCGATGATGCCAAGAAACTGCTCGATGGCATGGGAGTGCTGCAAGGTGATGTGTCAGACAATATCGATGCCACCTATGAGCTGGTTCAAAAAGGTCTGAAAGACTTCATCGACAATTACCCACGCCCCGACTCCAGTAGCTCGACGACCAGCAGCAGCTGA